The Pogona vitticeps strain Pit_001003342236 chromosome 3, PviZW2.1, whole genome shotgun sequence genome includes a window with the following:
- the LOC110074603 gene encoding group 10 secretory phospholipase A2 isoform X2, with translation MGPQLVTLLLLQAVWNGVLGRNHSLHKRGLLELSGAIKCGTRRFPLMYLGYGCYCGPGGRGWPKDETDWCCFAHDCCYGFAEEQGCNPILRRYKWTCKDNTVIQF, from the exons ATGGGACCCCAGCTAGTGACGCTGCTGCTGTTGCAGGCAG tttggaatggtgttcttggAAGGAACCATTCTCTACACAAAAGAGGACTCCTTGAATTATCTGGAGCCATAAAATGTGGCACAAGACGATTCCCTTTGATGTATCTAGGTTATGGATGCTACTGTGGcccaggaggaagaggatggCCTAAAGATGAAACAGACTG GTGCTGCTTTGCACATGACTGTTGTTATGGCTTTGCAGAGGAACAAGGCTGCAACCCCATACTTCGCAGATACAAATGGACCTGTAAGGACAATACTGTG
- the LOC110074603 gene encoding group 10 secretory phospholipase A2 isoform X3, with product MKAKSMVWNGVLGRNHSLHKRGLLELSGAIKCGTRRFPLMYLGYGCYCGPGGRGWPKDETDWCCFAHDCCYGFAEEQGCNPILRRYKWTCKDNTVIQF from the exons ATGAAAGCAAAGAGCATGG tttggaatggtgttcttggAAGGAACCATTCTCTACACAAAAGAGGACTCCTTGAATTATCTGGAGCCATAAAATGTGGCACAAGACGATTCCCTTTGATGTATCTAGGTTATGGATGCTACTGTGGcccaggaggaagaggatggCCTAAAGATGAAACAGACTG GTGCTGCTTTGCACATGACTGTTGTTATGGCTTTGCAGAGGAACAAGGCTGCAACCCCATACTTCGCAGATACAAATGGACCTGTAAGGACAATACTGTG